A genomic stretch from Juglans microcarpa x Juglans regia isolate MS1-56 chromosome 3S, Jm3101_v1.0, whole genome shotgun sequence includes:
- the LOC121257464 gene encoding brefeldin A-inhibited guanine nucleotide-exchange protein 1-like isoform X1 has protein sequence MSASQTLGGPSRCGRVLGPYLDKIIKNAAWRKHSHLVSACKSTLDVLELLSDSPTPDVASPLFGLSSSHADSLLQPLILALDSAYVKVVEPVLDCAFSLFSLNLIRAEIDRPDPSSNNTSSVYKMIDGVCRSAGLGEEAIELGVLRVLLSAVRSPGVFIRGDYLVHVVRTCYNVYLGGLNGTNQICAKSVLAQMMVIVFTRVEHDSLDLGAPFRRVSVAELLEFTDKNLNEGSSIHFSQNFINEVMDASASEGLAEKNTQLPITSSLSEQNGNGHMHTSNKGDEMNESTDGGSEIIEDGFLIFKNLCKWSMKFSSQEHPDDQIFLRGKILSLELLNVVMGNGGALWRTNERFLDAIKQYLCLSLLKNSPLSVMAIFQLQCSIFMSLLSKFRSGLKAEIGIFFPMLVLRVLENVLQPSFLQKMTVLKLLEKVSQDPQIIVDIFVNYDCDVDAPNIFERVVNGLLKTALGPPSGSATTLSPAQDITFRHESVKCLVSIIKSMGAWMDQHLRLGDSYLPKSYESDTSENHLTLNGEDATAPDYELHPEVNSEFSDASTLEQHRAYKIELQKGISLFNRKPSKGIQFLISTKRIGGSPEAVAYFLKNASGLNETMIGDYMGEREAFSLKVMHAYVDSFNFEGMYFGEAIRFFLGGFRLPGEAQKIDRIMEKFAEGYCKCNPNSFTSADTAYVLAYSVIMLNTDAHNNMVKDKMTKSDFIRNNRGIDDGKDLPEEYLGTLYDQIIRTEIKMSDESSAPQSKQASSFNRLLGMGGKLNLVTGKQIEEKALGANGLLIRHIQEQFKEKSGKSESVYHAVTDVAILRFMLEVCWGPMLAAFSVTLDQSIDRHTTSQCLQGFRHAAHATAVMGLQTQRDAFVTSVAKFTYLHCAAADMKQKNVDAVKAIISIAIEDGNFLQEAWEHILTCLSRIENLQLLGEGAPTDASFLTVSNGEIEEKTPKPLGFPNLKKKGTLQNPAVVAVVRGVSYDSTTVGVNTSGLVTPEQINNFISNLSLLDQIGNLELNHVFAHSQRLNSEAIIAFVKALCKVSMAELQSPTDPRVFSLTKLVEIAHYNMNRIRLVWSRIWNVLSDFFVSVGLSENLSVAIFVMDSLRQLAMKFLEREELANYNFQNEFLQPFVIVMQKSSCTEIRELIVRCISQMVLSRVSNVKSGWKSVLMVFTAAAADEQKSIVLLAFETLEKIVREYFSYATETETMTFTDCFRCLITFANSRSNSDVSLNAIAFLHFCAVKLAERGLVWNENSKVDCSFNPVGDADASDIHTFTDKDEHTSFWVPLLIGLSKLTSDPRSAIRKSSLEVLFNILRDHGHLFSDHFWTGVFNSVVFPIFISHLDKREKQVEDQEYSPASRSLHSEGSRWDSETSAVAAQCLVDLFVSFFDVVRSQLPGVVSILAGFIRNPVQGLASTGVAALMRLASDLCNRLSLHEWKEIFLALKEAATSTVPVLMTALRSMDNIEVPDNAQSYADLETSSDHMLTNDDLKDGILQTARYAVSRIKSHIATQLHIVQVPPPSLCADTLLYTHIKVVTDLTHPESLSVDNIVILQEFFSFISSHAHELNSEKILQKKLPIVCSILELSEPPLVHFENVSYQNYLNFLQKLLADNPSVSEEMNIESELVVVCQKILQIYLNCTGSHSDEQNSANLRVLHCNVPLGQAKKEELGARTSLAVSALWGLSGLDTESFRRYVSQLFPLLVDLVQSEHSSGEVQRVLRNVFQSCIGPIIME, from the exons ATGTCGGCTTCGCAAACCCTAGGGGGGCCATCCCGGTGCGGCCGGGTACTGGGCCCGTACCTGGACAAGATCATCAAGAACGCTGCTTGGCGCAAGCATTCCCACCTCGTCTCCGCCTGCAAATCCACGCTAGATGTTCTCGAATTGCTCTCCGACTCCCCCACTCCGGACGTCGCCTCCCCTCTCTTCGGCCTCTCCTCCTCCCATGCCGATTCGCTCCTCCAACCCCTCATTCTGGCCCTCGATTCCGCCTACGTCAAGGTCGTCGAGCCCGTCCTCGATTGCGCCTTCAGCTTATTCTCCCTCAACCTCATACGCGCCGAGATCGACCGCCCCGATCCCAGTAGCAACAACACATCCTCTGTTTACAAGATGATTGACGGCGTGTGCAGGTCGGCTGGTCTCGGAGAGGAAGCCATCGAGCTGGGTGTGCTCCGTGTTTTGCTTTCCGCCGTTCGATCCCCCGGAGTCTTTATCCGGGGCGATTATTTGGTGCATGTAGTCAGGACCTGCTACAATGTGTATCTCGGCGGATTGAATGGCACCAATCAGATTTGTGCAAAGTCGGTTCTTGCTCAGATGATGGTCATCGTATTCACCAGGGTCGAGCACGACTCCCTGGACCTAGGTGCTCCCTTTCGAAGGGTTTCCGTTGCTGAATTGTTGGAATTCACTGACAAAAACTTGAACGAAGGTAGCTCCatacatttttctcaaaatttcatcaaTGAGGTCATGGATGCTAGTGCAAGTGAAggtcttgctgaaaaaaataCTCAGTTACCTATTACTAGCTCATTATCCGAGCAAAATGGCAATGGGCATATGCACACTTCAAACAAAGGAGACGAAATGAATGAATCGACCGATGGGGGCAGTGAGATTATTGAGGATGGGTTTTTGATTTTCAAGAATCTGTGTAAATGGTCTATGAAGTTCTCGTCACAAGAGCACCCTGATGACCAAATCTTCTTGAGGGGCAAAATTTTGTCTTTGGAGCTGCTCAATGTCGTCATGGGAAATGGTGGTGCACTGTGGCGCACCAATGAGAG GTTTCTCGATGCTATCAAGCAGTATCTTTGCTTATCGTTGTTAAAGAACAGTCCATTGTCAGTTATGGCTATTTTCCAGCTTCAGTGTTCTATATTTATGAGccttttatcaaaatttagatCAGGGTTGAAAGCAGAAATTGGTATATTTTTTCCCATGCTTGTCCTCCGTGTACTTGAGAATGTGCTCCAGCCAAGTTTCTTGCAGAAAATGACTGTCCTCAAATTATTGGAGAAGGTCTCTCAAGATCCCCAGATTATCGTAGACATATTTGTCAACTATGACTGCGATGTTGATGCTCCAAACATTTTCGAAAG GGTTGTCAATGGCCTCCTGAAAACTGCTCTAGGACCGCCTTCTGGTTCAGCAACAACGTTGTCTCCAGCACAGGATATCACTTTTCGGCATGAATCGGTAAAGTGCTTAGTTAGCATCATTAAGTCAATGGGAGCCTGGATGGACCAACATCTCAGATTAGGAGACTCGTATCTGCCAAAGAGTTATGAAAGTGATACTTCCGAGAATCATTTGACCCTAAATGGAGAAGATGCAACTGCTCCTGACTATGAGCTACATCCAGAAGTGAATTCTGAATTTTCTGATGCTTCTACCCTTGAGCAACACCGAGCTTATAAAATTGAACTCCag AAAGGTATCTCTCTTTTCAATAGGAAACCTTCCAAGGGAATTCAGTTTCTGATAAGCACCAAAAGAATTGGTGGTTCTCCAGAAGCCGTGGCTTATTTCCTGAAGAATGCTTCTGGCCTCAATGAAACCATGATTGGTGATTATATGGGTGAAAGGGAGGCATTTTCCTTAAAGGTCATGCATGCTTATGTAGACTCATTTAATTTCGAAGGAATGTATTTCGGTGAAGCTATAAGGTTTTTCCTCGGGGGCTTCAGGTTACCTGGAGAGGCGCAGAAGATTGACCGCATCATGGAGAAGTTTGCTGAGGGCTATTGCAAATGCAACCCAAACTCATTTACTAGTGCTGATACTGCTTATGTTCTTGCCTACTCTGTGATAATGCTCAACACAGATGCCCATAATAACATGGTAAAAGATAAG ATGACGAAGTCTGATTTTATCAGAAACAACCGAGGAATAGATGATGGAAAGGATTTACCAGAAGAGTATCTTGGCACCCtttatgatcaaattattaGAACTGAAATTAAGATGAGTGATGAGTCTTCTGCACCACAGAGCAAACAAGCTAGCAGCTTTAATAGATTATTGGGCATGGGTGGCAAACTCAATCTAGTCACTGGGAAGCAAATTGAAGAGAAAGCATTGGGCGCAAATGGGCTTCTCATAAGGCACATCCAGGAGCAGTTTAAGGAAAAATCTGGAAAATCTGA GTCAGTTTATCATGCTGTCACTGATGTAGCAATATTGAGGTTTATGCTTGAGGTTTGCTGGGGTCCTATGCTTGCTGCATTCAGTGTAACGCTCGATCAAAGCATTGACAGGCATACTACTTCTCAATGCTTACAGGGCTTTCGACATGCTGCACATGCTACTGCAGTGATGGGGCTGCAGACCCAGAGAGATGCTTTTGTGACATCTGTAGCCAAGTTTACTTATCTACATTGTGCTGCAGCAGATATGAAGCAAAAAAATGTTGATGCTGTTAAG GCAATAATATCAATTGCCATCGAAGATGGTAATTTTCTTCAAGAAGCATGGGAACACATATTAACATGCCTTTCCCGAATTGAGAATCTGCAACTGTTGGGTGAGGGTGCACCGACTGATGCATCATTTCTTACTGTTTCTAATGGTGAAATAGAGGAAAAAACACCAAAACCGTTGGGTTTTCCTAATTTAAAGAAGAAAGGAACTCTACAGAATCCAGCTGTGGTGGCTGTTGTTCGTGGGGTCTCATATGACAGCACCACTGTTGGAGTCAATACTTCAGGATTAGTAACTCCAGAACAGATTAATAACTTCATTTCAAACTTGAGTTTGCTGGACCAGATTGGGAATCTTGAGTTGAACCATGTATTTGCTCATAGCCAAAGGCTGAACAGTGAAGCAATAATAGCTTTTGTTAAGGCCCTGTGCAAAGTTTCCATGGCAGAGTTGCAGTCTCCAACAGACCCTCGGGTATTCAGCCTGACAAAGCTAGTCGAAATAGC GCACTATAACATGAATCGCATCAGATTAGTGTGGTCTCGCATATGGAATGTTCTCTCTGATTTCTTTGTTTCAGTTGGACTGTCAGAAAATCTCTCAGTGGCAATATTTGTCATGGATTCCCTGAGGCAGCTTGCTATGAAATTTTTAGAGCGCGAGGAATTGGCAAATTACAACTTCCAGAACGAATTTCTTCAACCATTTGTGATTGTTATGCAGAAAAGCAGCTGTACAGAAATCAGGGAGCTAATAGTACGGTGCATCTCACAGATGGTCCTCAGCCGTGTTAGTAATGTAAAATCTGGCTGGAAAAGTGTTCTTATG GTTTTTACAGCTGCTGCAGCTGATGAGCAGAAGAGTATAGTCTTGTTGGCCTTTGAGACACTGGAAAAAATAGTACGAGAATATTTCTCTTATGCTACAGAGACGGAGACAATGACTTTTACAGATTGCTTTAGGTGCCTCATAACATTCGCAAATAGCAGATCTAATAGTGACGTTAGCCTCAATGCCATTGCATTTCTCCACTTCTGTGCTGTGAAGCTTGCTGAGAGAGGACTTGTTTGGAATGAGAACAGCAAGGTTGATTGTTCATTCAATCCAGTTGGAGATGCAGATGCTTCAGATATACATACTTTTACTGATAAAGACGAGCACACATCCTTTTGGGTCCCTTTGCTAATAG GGTTGTCAAAACTAACATCTGACCCCAGATCGGCTATAAGAAAGAGTTCTTTGGAAGTGCTTTTTAACATTCTGAGGGATCACGGTCATCTTTTTTCAGACCACTTTTGGACCGGTGTCTTCAATTCTGTGGTTTTCCCcatatttatttctcatttggaCAAGAGAGAGAAGCAAGTTGAAGATCAAGAGTATTCACCAGCTTCAAGATCTCTGCATTCTGAAGGAAGTAGATGGGACTCTGAAACTTCTGCTGTCGCAGCACAGTGTCTAGTAGATCTTTTTGTCAGTTTTTTTGATGTAGTCAGGTCTCAACTACCAGGTGTGGTATCAATACTTGCAGGATTTATAAGAAATCCTGTTCAAGGTCTTGCTAGCACTGGGGTTGCTGCTTTGATGCGTTTGGCTAGTGATTTGTGCAACAGGCTCTCACTACATGAATGGAAAGAGATTTTTCTGGCTTTGAAGGAAGCAGCCACATCAACAGTGCCCGTGCTTATGACAGCCTTGAGATCCATGGATAACATTGAGGTGCCTGACAATGCGCAATCTTACGCTGACTTAGAAACATCTTCTGATCATATGTTGACAAACGATGATCTCAAGGATGGTATTCTGCAGACTGCACGATATGCAGTTTCAAGAATTAAGAGTCATATAGCTACACAGTTGCATATTGTGCAGGTTCCTCCTCCATCTTTATGCGCAGATACATTATTATATACCCATATAAAG GTTGTGACTGATCTTACACACCCAGAATCCTTGTCGGTGGACAACATCGTGATCCTCCAggaatttttctcttttatctcATCACATGCCCACGAACTTAACTCTGAGAAAATCCTGCAAAAGAAGCTGCCAATAGTGTGCTCTATCCTGGAGCTCTCTGAGCCACCCCTGGTTCATTTTGAAAACGTGTCTTACCAGAATTACCTCAACTTTCTCCAAAAGTTACTTGCAGATAATCCATCCGTGTCTGAGGAGATGAACATTGAATCAGAACTTGTGGTCGTATGTCAAAAGATATTGCAGATATACTTGAACTGTACTGGTTCTCACTCTGACGAGCAAAACTCAGCGAATCTGCGGGTGCTACACTGCAATGTTCCTTTGGGCCAGGCAAAAAAGGAAGAATTAGGGGCCAGGACTTCTTTAGCAGTCTCAGCATTATGGGGCCTAAGTGGCTTGGACACGGAGTCCTTTAGGAGGTACGTTTCACAACTCTTTCCTTTGTTGGTAGATCTTGTGCAGAGCGAGCATAGTTCTGGAGAAGTCCAGCGTGTCCTACGCAATGTGTTCCAATCATGTATAGGCCCAATAATAAtggaatga
- the LOC121257464 gene encoding brefeldin A-inhibited guanine nucleotide-exchange protein 1-like isoform X2: MSASQTLGGPSRCGRVLGPYLDKIIKNAAWRKHSHLVSACKSTLDVLELLSDSPTPDVASPLFGLSSSHADSLLQPLILALDSAYVKVVEPVLDCAFSLFSLNLIRAEIDRPDPSSNNTSSVYKMIDGVCRSAGLGEEAIELGVLRVLLSAVRSPGVFIRGDYLVHVVRTCYNVYLGGLNGTNQICAKSVLAQMMVIVFTRVEHDSLDLGAPFRRVSVAELLEFTDKNLNEGSSIHFSQNFINEVMDASASEGLAEKNTQLPITSSLSEQNGNGHMHTSNKGDEMNESTDGGSEIIEDGFLIFKNLCKWSMKFSSQEHPDDQIFLRGKILSLELLNVVMGNGGALWRTNERFLDAIKQYLCLSLLKNSPLSVMAIFQLQCSIFMSLLSKFRSGLKAEIGIFFPMLVLRVLENVLQPSFLQKMTVLKLLEKVSQDPQIIVDIFVNYDCDVDAPNIFERVVNGLLKTALGPPSGSATTLSPAQDITFRHESVKCLVSIIKSMGAWMDQHLRLGDSYLPKSYESDTSENHLTLNGEDATAPDYELHPEVNSEFSDASTLEQHRAYKIELQKGISLFNRKPSKGIQFLISTKRIGGSPEAVAYFLKNASGLNETMIGDYMGEREAFSLKVMHAYVDSFNFEGMYFGEAIRFFLGGFRLPGEAQKIDRIMEKFAEGYCKCNPNSFTSADTAYVLAYSVIMLNTDAHNNMVKDKMTKSDFIRNNRGIDDGKDLPEEYLGTLYDQIIRTEIKMSDESSAPQSKQASSFNRLLGMGGKLNLVTGKQIEEKALGANGLLIRHIQEQFKEKSGKSESVYHAVTDVAILRFMLEVCWGPMLAAFSVTLDQSIDRHTTSQCLQGFRHAAHATAVMGLQTQRDAFVTSVAKFTYLHCAAADMKQKNVDAVKAIISIAIEDGNFLQEAWEHILTCLSRIENLQLLGEGAPTDASFLTVSNGEIEEKTPKPLGFPNLKKKGTLQNPAVVAVVRGVSYDSTTVGVNTSGLVTPEQINNFISNLSLLDQIGNLELNHVFAHSQRLNSEAIIAFVKALCKVSMAELQSPTDPRVFSLTKLVEIAHYNMNRIRLVWSRIWNVLSDFFVSVGLSENLSVAIFVMDSLRQLAMKFLEREELANYNFQNEFLQPFVIVMQKSSCTEIRELIVRCISQMVLSRVSNVKSGWKSVLMVFTAAAADEQKSIVLLAFETLEKIVREYFSYATETETMTFTDCFRCLITFANSRSNSDVSLNAIAFLHFCAVKLAERGLVWNENSKVDCSFNPVGDADASDIHTFTDKDEHTSFWVPLLIGLSKLTSDPRSAIRKSSLEVLFNILRDHGHLFSDHFWTGVFNSVVFPIFISHLDKREKQVEDQEYSPASRSLHSEGSRWDSETSAVAAQCLVDLFVSFFDVVRSQLPGVVSILAGFIRNPVQGLASTGVAALMRLASDLCNRLSLHEWKEIFLALKEAATSTVPVLMTALRSMDNIEVPDNAQSYADLETSSDHMLTNDDLKDGILQTARYAVSRIKSHIATQLHIVQVVTDLTHPESLSVDNIVILQEFFSFISSHAHELNSEKILQKKLPIVCSILELSEPPLVHFENVSYQNYLNFLQKLLADNPSVSEEMNIESELVVVCQKILQIYLNCTGSHSDEQNSANLRVLHCNVPLGQAKKEELGARTSLAVSALWGLSGLDTESFRRYVSQLFPLLVDLVQSEHSSGEVQRVLRNVFQSCIGPIIME, translated from the exons ATGTCGGCTTCGCAAACCCTAGGGGGGCCATCCCGGTGCGGCCGGGTACTGGGCCCGTACCTGGACAAGATCATCAAGAACGCTGCTTGGCGCAAGCATTCCCACCTCGTCTCCGCCTGCAAATCCACGCTAGATGTTCTCGAATTGCTCTCCGACTCCCCCACTCCGGACGTCGCCTCCCCTCTCTTCGGCCTCTCCTCCTCCCATGCCGATTCGCTCCTCCAACCCCTCATTCTGGCCCTCGATTCCGCCTACGTCAAGGTCGTCGAGCCCGTCCTCGATTGCGCCTTCAGCTTATTCTCCCTCAACCTCATACGCGCCGAGATCGACCGCCCCGATCCCAGTAGCAACAACACATCCTCTGTTTACAAGATGATTGACGGCGTGTGCAGGTCGGCTGGTCTCGGAGAGGAAGCCATCGAGCTGGGTGTGCTCCGTGTTTTGCTTTCCGCCGTTCGATCCCCCGGAGTCTTTATCCGGGGCGATTATTTGGTGCATGTAGTCAGGACCTGCTACAATGTGTATCTCGGCGGATTGAATGGCACCAATCAGATTTGTGCAAAGTCGGTTCTTGCTCAGATGATGGTCATCGTATTCACCAGGGTCGAGCACGACTCCCTGGACCTAGGTGCTCCCTTTCGAAGGGTTTCCGTTGCTGAATTGTTGGAATTCACTGACAAAAACTTGAACGAAGGTAGCTCCatacatttttctcaaaatttcatcaaTGAGGTCATGGATGCTAGTGCAAGTGAAggtcttgctgaaaaaaataCTCAGTTACCTATTACTAGCTCATTATCCGAGCAAAATGGCAATGGGCATATGCACACTTCAAACAAAGGAGACGAAATGAATGAATCGACCGATGGGGGCAGTGAGATTATTGAGGATGGGTTTTTGATTTTCAAGAATCTGTGTAAATGGTCTATGAAGTTCTCGTCACAAGAGCACCCTGATGACCAAATCTTCTTGAGGGGCAAAATTTTGTCTTTGGAGCTGCTCAATGTCGTCATGGGAAATGGTGGTGCACTGTGGCGCACCAATGAGAG GTTTCTCGATGCTATCAAGCAGTATCTTTGCTTATCGTTGTTAAAGAACAGTCCATTGTCAGTTATGGCTATTTTCCAGCTTCAGTGTTCTATATTTATGAGccttttatcaaaatttagatCAGGGTTGAAAGCAGAAATTGGTATATTTTTTCCCATGCTTGTCCTCCGTGTACTTGAGAATGTGCTCCAGCCAAGTTTCTTGCAGAAAATGACTGTCCTCAAATTATTGGAGAAGGTCTCTCAAGATCCCCAGATTATCGTAGACATATTTGTCAACTATGACTGCGATGTTGATGCTCCAAACATTTTCGAAAG GGTTGTCAATGGCCTCCTGAAAACTGCTCTAGGACCGCCTTCTGGTTCAGCAACAACGTTGTCTCCAGCACAGGATATCACTTTTCGGCATGAATCGGTAAAGTGCTTAGTTAGCATCATTAAGTCAATGGGAGCCTGGATGGACCAACATCTCAGATTAGGAGACTCGTATCTGCCAAAGAGTTATGAAAGTGATACTTCCGAGAATCATTTGACCCTAAATGGAGAAGATGCAACTGCTCCTGACTATGAGCTACATCCAGAAGTGAATTCTGAATTTTCTGATGCTTCTACCCTTGAGCAACACCGAGCTTATAAAATTGAACTCCag AAAGGTATCTCTCTTTTCAATAGGAAACCTTCCAAGGGAATTCAGTTTCTGATAAGCACCAAAAGAATTGGTGGTTCTCCAGAAGCCGTGGCTTATTTCCTGAAGAATGCTTCTGGCCTCAATGAAACCATGATTGGTGATTATATGGGTGAAAGGGAGGCATTTTCCTTAAAGGTCATGCATGCTTATGTAGACTCATTTAATTTCGAAGGAATGTATTTCGGTGAAGCTATAAGGTTTTTCCTCGGGGGCTTCAGGTTACCTGGAGAGGCGCAGAAGATTGACCGCATCATGGAGAAGTTTGCTGAGGGCTATTGCAAATGCAACCCAAACTCATTTACTAGTGCTGATACTGCTTATGTTCTTGCCTACTCTGTGATAATGCTCAACACAGATGCCCATAATAACATGGTAAAAGATAAG ATGACGAAGTCTGATTTTATCAGAAACAACCGAGGAATAGATGATGGAAAGGATTTACCAGAAGAGTATCTTGGCACCCtttatgatcaaattattaGAACTGAAATTAAGATGAGTGATGAGTCTTCTGCACCACAGAGCAAACAAGCTAGCAGCTTTAATAGATTATTGGGCATGGGTGGCAAACTCAATCTAGTCACTGGGAAGCAAATTGAAGAGAAAGCATTGGGCGCAAATGGGCTTCTCATAAGGCACATCCAGGAGCAGTTTAAGGAAAAATCTGGAAAATCTGA GTCAGTTTATCATGCTGTCACTGATGTAGCAATATTGAGGTTTATGCTTGAGGTTTGCTGGGGTCCTATGCTTGCTGCATTCAGTGTAACGCTCGATCAAAGCATTGACAGGCATACTACTTCTCAATGCTTACAGGGCTTTCGACATGCTGCACATGCTACTGCAGTGATGGGGCTGCAGACCCAGAGAGATGCTTTTGTGACATCTGTAGCCAAGTTTACTTATCTACATTGTGCTGCAGCAGATATGAAGCAAAAAAATGTTGATGCTGTTAAG GCAATAATATCAATTGCCATCGAAGATGGTAATTTTCTTCAAGAAGCATGGGAACACATATTAACATGCCTTTCCCGAATTGAGAATCTGCAACTGTTGGGTGAGGGTGCACCGACTGATGCATCATTTCTTACTGTTTCTAATGGTGAAATAGAGGAAAAAACACCAAAACCGTTGGGTTTTCCTAATTTAAAGAAGAAAGGAACTCTACAGAATCCAGCTGTGGTGGCTGTTGTTCGTGGGGTCTCATATGACAGCACCACTGTTGGAGTCAATACTTCAGGATTAGTAACTCCAGAACAGATTAATAACTTCATTTCAAACTTGAGTTTGCTGGACCAGATTGGGAATCTTGAGTTGAACCATGTATTTGCTCATAGCCAAAGGCTGAACAGTGAAGCAATAATAGCTTTTGTTAAGGCCCTGTGCAAAGTTTCCATGGCAGAGTTGCAGTCTCCAACAGACCCTCGGGTATTCAGCCTGACAAAGCTAGTCGAAATAGC GCACTATAACATGAATCGCATCAGATTAGTGTGGTCTCGCATATGGAATGTTCTCTCTGATTTCTTTGTTTCAGTTGGACTGTCAGAAAATCTCTCAGTGGCAATATTTGTCATGGATTCCCTGAGGCAGCTTGCTATGAAATTTTTAGAGCGCGAGGAATTGGCAAATTACAACTTCCAGAACGAATTTCTTCAACCATTTGTGATTGTTATGCAGAAAAGCAGCTGTACAGAAATCAGGGAGCTAATAGTACGGTGCATCTCACAGATGGTCCTCAGCCGTGTTAGTAATGTAAAATCTGGCTGGAAAAGTGTTCTTATG GTTTTTACAGCTGCTGCAGCTGATGAGCAGAAGAGTATAGTCTTGTTGGCCTTTGAGACACTGGAAAAAATAGTACGAGAATATTTCTCTTATGCTACAGAGACGGAGACAATGACTTTTACAGATTGCTTTAGGTGCCTCATAACATTCGCAAATAGCAGATCTAATAGTGACGTTAGCCTCAATGCCATTGCATTTCTCCACTTCTGTGCTGTGAAGCTTGCTGAGAGAGGACTTGTTTGGAATGAGAACAGCAAGGTTGATTGTTCATTCAATCCAGTTGGAGATGCAGATGCTTCAGATATACATACTTTTACTGATAAAGACGAGCACACATCCTTTTGGGTCCCTTTGCTAATAG GGTTGTCAAAACTAACATCTGACCCCAGATCGGCTATAAGAAAGAGTTCTTTGGAAGTGCTTTTTAACATTCTGAGGGATCACGGTCATCTTTTTTCAGACCACTTTTGGACCGGTGTCTTCAATTCTGTGGTTTTCCCcatatttatttctcatttggaCAAGAGAGAGAAGCAAGTTGAAGATCAAGAGTATTCACCAGCTTCAAGATCTCTGCATTCTGAAGGAAGTAGATGGGACTCTGAAACTTCTGCTGTCGCAGCACAGTGTCTAGTAGATCTTTTTGTCAGTTTTTTTGATGTAGTCAGGTCTCAACTACCAGGTGTGGTATCAATACTTGCAGGATTTATAAGAAATCCTGTTCAAGGTCTTGCTAGCACTGGGGTTGCTGCTTTGATGCGTTTGGCTAGTGATTTGTGCAACAGGCTCTCACTACATGAATGGAAAGAGATTTTTCTGGCTTTGAAGGAAGCAGCCACATCAACAGTGCCCGTGCTTATGACAGCCTTGAGATCCATGGATAACATTGAGGTGCCTGACAATGCGCAATCTTACGCTGACTTAGAAACATCTTCTGATCATATGTTGACAAACGATGATCTCAAGGATGGTATTCTGCAGACTGCACGATATGCAGTTTCAAGAATTAAGAGTCATATAGCTACACAGTTGCATATTGTGCAG GTTGTGACTGATCTTACACACCCAGAATCCTTGTCGGTGGACAACATCGTGATCCTCCAggaatttttctcttttatctcATCACATGCCCACGAACTTAACTCTGAGAAAATCCTGCAAAAGAAGCTGCCAATAGTGTGCTCTATCCTGGAGCTCTCTGAGCCACCCCTGGTTCATTTTGAAAACGTGTCTTACCAGAATTACCTCAACTTTCTCCAAAAGTTACTTGCAGATAATCCATCCGTGTCTGAGGAGATGAACATTGAATCAGAACTTGTGGTCGTATGTCAAAAGATATTGCAGATATACTTGAACTGTACTGGTTCTCACTCTGACGAGCAAAACTCAGCGAATCTGCGGGTGCTACACTGCAATGTTCCTTTGGGCCAGGCAAAAAAGGAAGAATTAGGGGCCAGGACTTCTTTAGCAGTCTCAGCATTATGGGGCCTAAGTGGCTTGGACACGGAGTCCTTTAGGAGGTACGTTTCACAACTCTTTCCTTTGTTGGTAGATCTTGTGCAGAGCGAGCATAGTTCTGGAGAAGTCCAGCGTGTCCTACGCAATGTGTTCCAATCATGTATAGGCCCAATAATAAtggaatga